CTATCACAAGTGATGAAGTGCGCGAGATTTTGGAGGCAAATGGCAAATTCTACACGCAGCTTAAAATTGATGAGATTAGCAATCTTGGCGCGGTAAAAATTAGAATCCGCAGCCTACTTGGCGCTATGGAGGAAAAACAAGCCCAAAATCGAGCAAAACACATACTTGGCTCACAGCCCATACTAGAAAATGTCTAACTTCAAAGGGAAAGGATTACTATGACGCAAAAAATGACCCCACACATCAAATCTTGGCAGAATGCAAATACTTCATCGCTGATTATGAAGCCTGAAAACAAGCGCGAGCTTAAACGCGTGCCATTCACAGCAGAGATGAAGCAAACGCATACAATTTTAGTGCCTATGATGCTGCCTATACATTTTCAATTACTTGTAAATATTTTGCACCTGCATGGCTACAAGGCTGAATTACTCCATAATGATGGCAAAGGCGTGGTAGATGAGGGATTAAGAAATGTGCATAATGATACTTGCTATCCTGCGTTACTTGTGATTGGGCAGATGATTGATGCGCTAAAAAGCGGCAAGTGGGATTTAAATAAAGTCGCGCTTTTAATCACGCAAACAGGCGGAGGCTGCCGCGCGAGTAATTACATTTATCTTTTGCGCAAGGCGTTAAATAAAGCTGGCTTTGGCGCTATCCCTGTAATTTCACTTAACTTTAGCGGCTTAGAATCTAATCAAGGCTTTAGCGTTACGCGCCCTATGCTGCAAAATTTCTTAAATGCTATCATTTATGGTGATTTGGTTATGCATATTGCTAATCAATGCCGCGCGTATGAGAAACATAAGGGCGATACAGATAAAATGGTGGATAAGTGGGTTACTCGCATTACCACAAAAGGCACAGATGAGGGATTGCAAAAATACAGCGCGCTTAAGAAAGATTTATGGCTTATTTTAGATGATTTTGCAAGCATTGAGCGGGAGAGCGAACCTAAAATCCGCGTGGGTATCGTGGGTGAAATCTATATCAAATTCTCGCCCCTTGGCAATAATAATTTGGAGGATTTCCTTTTAGGCGAAAATTGCGAAGTAGTGATACCGGGCTTTTTGGACTTTTGTCTTTACTGCATAAATGATACTATTGTTGGGAATAAAATGTATGGCGGCACGCTCGCACAAAGCCTCATTTACCGCGTGGTGTATTGGTATTTTGCCAACAAGCAATCAGATATGATTAAAATTATTAAAAAACATGGCGCCTTTAGAGCGCCAACGCCCTTTAAGCACACTAAAAAGCTTGTTGATGGCTATGTGAGCGAGGCGATGAATATGGGAGAGGGCTGGCTGCTCACTGCTGAAATGCTTGAGCTTATCAATCAAGATGTGCAAAATATCGTCTGCACACAACCATTTGGCTGCTTGCCTAATCACATCGTAGGGCGCGGTATGATGAAAACCATTAAAGAGCGCAATCCTCAAAGCAACATCGTATCTATTGATTACGACCCCGGCGCGACAAAAGTCAATCAAGAAAATCGCATAAAACTTATGCTAAGCAATGCTAAAAAAGCCCAAGCGAGCCTAGCCTAAATAATGATATACAGAATCTAGATTCTGTAGTTTTTATAGAATCTAAAACCTCATAAGGTATCCCAAATGATAGCTCACGCTACCATCGTGCGCACTATCTACCCACGCGCTTAGCGGATATTTTGAAGCACATAGATAAGATATGCCAAAGCCTAGTAGCGCACCGCTTAGCACCTGCAGGGCGTCGTGTTTATCCGCATAGATTCTAGAAAATCCAACAGAAGTGGCAATAATGCCTAATGGCAGGGAGAATTTCCACCCATAGCGCTTTTGCGCAAAGCCCACACTTGAAAACACAAACGCTGTATGCCCGGAGGGAAAGCCATCAAAGTGCTTATCATAAGGGCTTGGGCGCTGTGAAATGCGCGCTTTAGCAGGATTATCGCGCGCAATATAGGCAAAGCTCTGCTTAATAGCAAACATACTAAGCAGTGTGCCACCAGCGCCTATGGCTTGCTCTTTCACACCCTGCACATCATCAATGCTATAGCTATATGCCATCATCACAAAGGGCAAAATCTGCATCACATCGCTATAGAGCGCAAAGCCACTCTTAGCTTTCACAAAAGGGCAGCTAAGCACGCAAGAGAGGAGCAAAATCGCGCTATATTTCATCACATCGCCTTTAAAATGAGGTAGATTCTATAAATACGCCATTGTATAGAATCTTGCTTTAAGGCTGCCATAGTTTTTATATATTTTAGGAATGCATTTTGCTTATGCTTTCATATATTTTTGAGCAAGGAGTTGTTATGTTAGATTCTATGCAAAACACAATTTTAAACAAGCCAGATTCTATAATAGAGAAACGCCCAAACTCGCCTATGAGCGAGGTTAGCAAGCTAGAGAGTAAATTTGAAAATATGTTTGCTAAAAAGGCGCAAGAAGCCCAAGCAGACAAGTCACCAAAGGACGCTAAAGAGGTAAAAGATGCTAAAACAAAGCCGCTCAAATCCACCGAAAAAAAAGTGGAGGCAAAAGCTAAGGGCGTTGAGGGTGCGCAAGTAAATAAAGCAAAGCAGCCAAATAATGCCCAAAATGTGGCGCAAAGTGTAAATGCGCAAAAAGAGGGCGATTTACTCGCACAAAGCCTGCAATCAAATAAGACGCAAAGCAATGCTAAAGCCGCTCCTAGTGCGTTTGATTTTAAAGATAGTGCGAGTGAGGATTCTAAAATTGGTTTGCAGGAGAAAATTGCTAAATCCTCCAAAGAGGCAAAGCCAAAGGAGCACAATCCGCTTGTAGAAGCCCTAAGCGCGCCACTTAGCCAAACGAACAACGCACAAGCTAAGGCTAAGCAGGAGCTTGCCCAAAAGCTTGCGCCAATGCCCGCTCCACAAGCTTCAAAAGCCATAGAGGAGTCTGCGGATAAGACTTTGAAAGATGTTGAGAATCTAGCCAAAGCTAAAAATCTTAATCCTAGCAAGCTTAGCGTGCAAAGCACCCCTGCACAAAATGCGCCACTAGCGCAGAGCGCACAAGAGCCTGAGGCAGAATTAGCCAAGCTTGTGCCACAAAAGCCAAAGGGCGTGCCTAGCTCGGCTAAAGAGCGCATTAATTACGAATATGAAAA
This genomic stretch from Helicobacter jaachi harbors:
- a CDS encoding 2-hydroxyacyl-CoA dehydratase — its product is MTQKMTPHIKSWQNANTSSLIMKPENKRELKRVPFTAEMKQTHTILVPMMLPIHFQLLVNILHLHGYKAELLHNDGKGVVDEGLRNVHNDTCYPALLVIGQMIDALKSGKWDLNKVALLITQTGGGCRASNYIYLLRKALNKAGFGAIPVISLNFSGLESNQGFSVTRPMLQNFLNAIIYGDLVMHIANQCRAYEKHKGDTDKMVDKWVTRITTKGTDEGLQKYSALKKDLWLILDDFASIERESEPKIRVGIVGEIYIKFSPLGNNNLEDFLLGENCEVVIPGFLDFCLYCINDTIVGNKMYGGTLAQSLIYRVVYWYFANKQSDMIKIIKKHGAFRAPTPFKHTKKLVDGYVSEAMNMGEGWLLTAEMLELINQDVQNIVCTQPFGCLPNHIVGRGMMKTIKERNPQSNIVSIDYDPGATKVNQENRIKLMLSNAKKAQASLA
- a CDS encoding phosphatase PAP2 family protein, translated to MKYSAILLLSCVLSCPFVKAKSGFALYSDVMQILPFVMMAYSYSIDDVQGVKEQAIGAGGTLLSMFAIKQSFAYIARDNPAKARISQRPSPYDKHFDGFPSGHTAFVFSSVGFAQKRYGWKFSLPLGIIATSVGFSRIYADKHDALQVLSGALLGFGISYLCASKYPLSAWVDSAHDGSVSYHLGYLMRF